In Helianthus annuus cultivar XRQ/B chromosome 3, HanXRQr2.0-SUNRISE, whole genome shotgun sequence, a single window of DNA contains:
- the LOC110930610 gene encoding uncharacterized protein LOC110930610 produces MKIVIKPPCLSKLKPPSRSDRFKTDRKALKILNTASQELIAGINKAADANEMIDLASKAFDFLDIVPVDYTLVYEAAHSVIGQRCDIEALVKQKPQSAFDTITAHNEAASEFSEAEERYNGVNRELEEAQHDVDGSTARLNYLYDERKKAEEDKEENEAKVAALRADKVSCDEAYSTAKSKLEEIAP; encoded by the coding sequence ATGAAAATCGTTATTAAACCCCCATGCTTATCCAAGCTCAAGCCTCCGTCAAGATCAGACCGGTTCAAAACGGATAGAAAAGCTCTCAAGATTCTAAATACGGCATCACAAGAGTTGATTGCCGGTATCAACAAGGCTGCGGATGCTAACGAAATGATAGATTTAGCTTCAAAAGCATTTGACTTTCTTGATATTGTTCCGGTTGATTACACACTAGTGTACGAAGCCGCTCATTCTGTCATCGGTCAACGTTGTGACATAGAAGCTTTAGTCAAGCAGAAGCCGCAATCTGCTTTTGATACAATAACCGCGCACAACGAAGCAGCCTCAGAGTTTTCCGAGGCCGAAGAAAGATACAATGGAGTCAACAGGGAGCTTGAAGAAGCCCAACATGATGTTGATGGAAGTACAGCTCGCCTTAACTATCTATATGATGAAAGAAAGAAGGCAGAGGAGGACAAGGAAGAAAACGAGGCCAAAGTTGCCGCTTTACGAGCTGATAAAGTTAGTTGTGACGAGGCCTATTCTACAGCAAAATCAAAGCTCGAGGAAATAGCCCCGTAA